Part of the Penaeus vannamei isolate JL-2024 chromosome 17, ASM4276789v1, whole genome shotgun sequence genome is shown below.
AAGCCATTGTCAATGAAGAGAAAAACTTGCTCTTATGATATGTAGCATAAAAGATACTGTTGGTTAACTCATTCACACCAGGATGACTTCCTATCATGTCTTGGTAGACCACCTCTCATGCTGGGATGACGTCTTTGTATCATACGCTGTACTGCTAGCTCTAAATTGTGCATGCTATACAATTGTGGGCTTGTTTGACCCTGGCTGCATTTGTTGAATAGAAATAGCCACACAAAAATAGGCTTAACCCTTCTTTTTAGCCTTATTACCTAAAGAATATCAATGCTGCAGCCACGAACATAGCAGGGTAATTTTGTTTCCCATGCTTCTGATATTTCCCAAACTCCACAGACTCAAGATACACTGTTTGGTATGGGATGCACTGGGGGCTCCCATCCTAATTGGGTTAGAAAGATATTGCTACCAATATGTCCATACATTGCGGCTATTTAGCAGCCAGTGGCATTGTTGGCTTTCAGGCatgatcaagaagaagaagacgaggaattagtagaacaagaagacgaagaagtagaagaaaacgaagaagatggAGGTAAAGATGGATGAAAGGGAACTGAAAGACCATTCATCATTTGAAAAACTACTTCCTATTGACTACCTACAATAAAGTGCAGctaaatacatgttttttttaataagcTAACCTACATAGGGCATAACGACAAATACAAAACTAGCATCATAGCAGTACCAGTACCTGAGACAGTCTAATATCTATGATGCATGTATTTGCCAAGCTTCATAAACTAAAACATTAAAGTACTTGCAACTGCTGTTACAAACACTTACCAATGATAAGGCAATGATAACCTAATGAGAGGTGATCGCTCAAAACCAAAAGCAAAATGCTGAAGTTCATGATACAACTGACTTCTACTTGTAAAATGAAAGATAGCAGCAGGTACTTGGACAAAGACATTTTGCTTTTACATACATTTCCTTAACCTAGGTTCACTGATGAATAAAgactagtgatttttttttacccctaATATATCAAATAACCCAGGAATAAAAACATAATCTGTCTTAATTGAATGCCATTAGATGGTCATTAGCTCTCAACCAAGATCCTTCATCTATATTTTTACTGCCCACTGTCCTCCTTGTTCCACATCCAGGTCAATTTTTgtggagttttttctttttcctctttcttctggaCCTTCTGCTTCTTTGCTGTTTGATGCTTTCACTTTCTGTGCTTCTCTGTCCATTTTAATTACATCATTGTAAGAAGGAGGATCTGTGAAAAGACAAATGCAAATTCATTAAAGAGCACCATAAAACTTTAGTTTAGTCATTCTTAATGGgaactttttatcatcatcttttatatGGTTAATAAAGCCTTTATCATTCCCAAAACATCAGAAtcattaatgacattattatcactattaatgtaaTTTCAACAATATTGTAATTACTAtggcattaacattatcactgcaTTCACAATGATCCATTTTtgtcaaaataaaattaaaatctctgtttttattaatatatcatgACCACTAAAACTGCTGAACAACTATTAAATATAATTAGTTAAATCAACCTGTTCACTGGAcctgacagaaagaaaggaaagtagtACACTTACTGTCTGTGTGGATGATTGAGATGCTAGATGGCATGGGTGGGGGACCtagaatacacacaaaaaatcagtCTGTAATTTCTGAACTTAAGTACTTGTCATTACTCATAAGAATATTAATAGAAAGTGAAAGTGTTGCTTTAATCTATAACGATCATTGCAATAACAGGATTCCTATCACTACTTTGTTAAAAAATCTGGCTAAATGGCAGGTGACAGGATTGTGTTGTCATGGAAAGACATGGCAGAGGGctggggggatgggaaggtgtCGTCACGAGATACTGTTACAGAATAGTGAGTGACAGGGACATCTTtaccatgagtgcacaaagccCTTGTAGCGAGACTGGGAAAGGCATTATTTCTCATGGTTAACAGGGTTGGAATGTACCATCTATGAGCCATGCCTGGAAGAGCACTGGCTTCACTGAGGACACTATTTCCACGTGCAGGAACCTATTCCTTTCCACCTTCACTGACAGCACAGGGGTGTTAAGTTATGATGaacattaaagaataaaaaatataaaacaataacacaTGGTTACTTCTTGTTATTAAACAGAATTATAGAGATTATATGGAGTCTGCTCAGTAAAAATGGCCTATCACCATCTTGACAGCAGCATGACAAATGACTGTGAAACAGTAAAAAATGTGTACGCAGAATATGAGCTAATTGCGTAGCAAAGAGGAGGCATGGAGTCGTGATACAGTCCATGAGTGTCCGTGTGGGCTGAGCTGATGAGACACACACATAGGAGAGTCACCACCCAAGTAAGCATAACATCTGATTTTGGTCCATGTGCAAGCCACAAGGCACTTGAAACCAACAGGTAAATCATGCAATATAGCATAAttaagacaaaaacaaatgaagtggaggatatatatacatatacatattggctGATATTTTATTCACCTTGTACCTATGCtcctataatgatcatcatgtcATGATCCAAATCTGTCACAATGACTAAAATAATACACAGTGGTGACAAATTGTGATCAGATTTATTTCTGGGCTGACCTGTTTTCGTAAGGGCATCATAGGGAGGAGGAGCATCCCAAGCAGTCTCCCGCGGGTGTTCAGCAGAATTTTCtcttggtggaggaggtggaggttcaTCCCTCATGTGTGGATGTAGTGTCCCATTGTACTTGTATCTTAAAAAGAAAGACATGAGATATATTAACAAACTTGACATGCACTCTGTATTTGATCTAGTTTaaacatttacatttttcttatctattataTGCTGATTTGACATGATGTTAGAGGGGTATAACCGAAAAACATAAAATATCTTGTCCTGgaccctctcgcgccaagatttctgacttGCACTGTATGCACACTTACCAAGTGTGTATAGATAATAAACATAACTACCACTGTTGACATATATCAACAGTGGCAAACTTACTTTCTGCAGAGCTTAGCAATCTGATGATGCCAAAAGATGAATATAAGTATTGCTCCTATAATTCCAAACACTGTTGGCCAGACTGGAAAGTATTGAGATCCACAATCGCATGATCCATGGCCAGTGATGTCTTGACTCTCGCACTGACTGAAATTTCAAAGTTAAATTAGAATTTCTATTACAAATAGATAGCAACAaaagaatagatataaaatattcaAAAAATTAGATATAAGCCTTTTAGCAACTCCATTTTCCAAGCAGTGCACATAATTTGCTCTAAACAAAAGCTTAGCCTTCGAATCATGCACTGCTTCTTTTATTTCACCTATTGCTTTCTTGGTGTCACTGAAGTAGCAAAAACCTGGTGAAATCCTGTTTTATATAAGAGTACTTACgcttcacacatacatgtgccaCTGCTGGTACACTCTGAATCTGTGTCCATATTCTTCAAGTCACTGTGTCTTCTTAACTTCTGGCATGAACCTGTTCCATGTAAAATAGGTGTGAGTATTTCTGAAGTATCCTGAACAAACATTAACAAGTTTTCAAAACTAAGAAAATCTATATTGTTTTAACAGAGCTATCCTCTAATACTAAAAAATCAAATCGCATTATTTTATAAAAGCAAATTACATTCAATCACTCTCCGATTCCACAACTAAGGCTCATCCAGGGTTCCTAAGCCACTTCCAGCTACCAAGCCTCCCTTATGGGTTATATAACAATTACACTTCCCTTGACTAGCAGCATCTAAGCTGAATTCAAAATGTTCTTTAATAATACTAAAACTACAAAATAACATCCATCACATTTCTAAAAAGATCCTAGACAATAGCTCATCACTGCCTGCAAAAAATACAGAGATTTACGTATAGTTCATCAAAAGTCTTGCATGCCTAGTTCCACAGATAGTTCACCTagacctgaaaaaaaaaagaaagaaagaaagaaagaaagaaagaaagaaagaaagagagagagagagagagagagagagagagagagagagagagagagagagagagagagagagagagagagagagagagagagagagagagcgaagagagagagagagagagagagagagagagagagagagagagagagagaatccctgaCTTGATTCTGGTTCCAGCATCAGATAAGCCTAATAGAATTTCTGGTTAAATTTCTACCTATCTGACACTCGTTGGGTGAGTGAAAAAAAATTGGCTAAATTCTTGGTTGAAATCTTTGCTGTGCACATGAGTTCTCCTTTCAGTTTCCTCATCAAGACTTTCATACAATATTTACAATATGGTGTTTATTATCTTACTTAGGTAGGCATATATGACAATCTGCACCATTTTTGATCAATAGTAGTCaagaccataaacaaacaaagggaTAAGTACAAATAAGAACTTAATGGGCTTAATAAATAAACTTAATAAGAACTACCTTTTGACAAACTTTACTGTACAAAAAGACCAAAACTTTTCCTTAAGAGTCTATGAAAGTGATCCATGATCTGCAAGCaaagtataatatataaacaataaacatacTGTATGTAGGGGCATATATAAGAATGATGCTGACATCTAACGTATGGatctatacaaacacaaactctAATTAAGATGTCAGTATCAAAAATtcagtgataatgagaaaaaccACAGGATAAAAGTATTCAATTTCCCTCATGTATGGGGTCTACATAGGCCTTCATCtaatctgtttttctttgttgctcGCCTAAGGATGAACATGCTTATCTGAGGGAAATGTTCAATGATGAAGGACATTTGATTAACAATTTAGTAAATCTTGCATTAATTACTAAGATAGTTTAAAAAATCACAACTAATAATCAACAGAACATAAATTCTGATACATTTAGATATTAATTTCCTATATGTTCCTGTAAACTacaattttataaaatataaacacatattcccTTATTTTTAATACAGAATAgattctatgaaaaaaaaaatcctattaatATCTTATCTACCACAAATATCAAAGTATGATAAAGTTCATAACAAACAAGGTTTTCATACACAAGCATGCATAAAAAAATTATTTTGGGGAATAACTTCAGTTTAATATTGCCATTAGGAACAAGGTATACCTCATCATTAATggataaagtgataaagataagatacttttcatctatggcattTCCTTCACAAGTTGATCACACAAAAGTTGCGCAACATGTATCACTTTCACATGCATTTACATAACAACCATCCTATGATTAGGAAAACCTATTGATAcgctaaaaaaaaaggggaaaaaccacTATCACTTTCACATGCATttaaataatttaatataatgGTCGGGAAAACCTATCAATAcgctaaaaaaaagggaaaaaccacACCCACCGATACATTACACTATCTGAGCTGTCAAAGAATAACATCAGAAAGGAAGATGACATGTGGTGTCAAATACCGAGTGGAAAGTAAATAACAGCAACTGGGTCGGGTTCTAGAGGTAGAGCCCTCAATATGGAAATATAGAGATTAAATAGAGGTCTGGGGATGAGGAAGGTTTTCGGTTCATGTTATTGAAGTTTTCTGTAAAACTGAAAATGGAAAAAGACCATATTTCAAGTATTACAAGCTACTCTGAACCTAACCGACACCATATCCCTTAGAAAAGGTTCTTTTACCTCTTCCCTAATAAGTGCCTGTTGCCATTCAACCAGAAATTACATATTTCAAGTAAACATTCGAAATTTCCTGAGTAAGTTTGTTGACTGAAATACCTTATATTCAGGGTCCCTTTCGCTCTAATGTAAACAAAATGGATAAACGACACAGAAGGATATCGAATGAAAACATCATAACTtgctaatgatattgaaataCATAGATTTTATGGCACATCTAAAATCTTAAAGAAAGTACAAATATTTCAAAAACTATGCAGTACTTTATACATACAATCTCTTAAGTCACAGATTTAGGAGTCAAATTCTGAAGCAAACAATTTgcacattaaaaaaagaagaaaaaataacaaagataatattaaaactaactaaataataatgaaaagactgATCTATAAGTCGCAATTGAAGATCTTAACTTCATAAATGCGGCGAAAGCGCAGTGGGTGGGGTGAATGAACCGATAATTTGCTAGTGTTAAAGAAAAAtcgacacgcacacaaatgcgcatacgcacacgcacagacacgcacatacacacacaaatatatatatatatatatatatatatatatatatatatatatatatatatatatatatatatatatgtatgtatatatatacatgtatatataaagtatatacacacacacacacacacacacacacacacacacacacacacacacacacacacacacacacatatatatatatatatatatatatatatatatatatatatatatacatacatacatacacacacacacacacacacacacacacacacacacccacccacacacacatatatatatatatatatatatatatatatatatattatatatatatattatatatatatattatatatatatattatatatatatattatatatatatattatatatatatctatatatatatatatatatatatatatatatatatatatatatatatatatatatataatcttccatgtttgtcacatacgtatcttcacatatacatatagatatacgcctgcccattgcttcccctgtttattcctctcttcttgccacaccagacattccaatttgtgttgtctatctcttccacaagagctatgtattgatgtaacgcttccttgttcatcaccgttcgtcacatgctaaccacgtgacttgatgcgatctttagaccattgtgcaggagatcaggcagactccctgtggggagccgaggagcaacacctcgccccgaggagctgccgcactccaacattttattcaataaatggagttaagacactttggttgtctaccttaaaccccttgctcgccatctaccaactcttgcaggacccaacatttgggctcttacgcacacacacacacatttatatatatatatatatatatatatatatatatatatatatatatatatatatatgtatatatatatatatatatatatatatatatatatgtgtgtgtgtgtgtgtgtgtgtgtgtgtgtgtgtgtgtgtgtgtgtgtgtgtgtgtgtgtgtgtgtgtgtgtgtgtgtatgtggacacacatgcatgtatgtatatagaaatgtatatgtatatgtatgtatgtgtatgcatggatgaatatatatgtatatatatgcgtatatatacatatctatctatctatctatctatatacatatatatgtgcatatatatatatatatatatatatatatatatatatatatgtatatatatatatatatgtgtctgtgtgtgtgtgtgtgtgtgtgtgtgtgtgtgtgtgtgtgtgtgtgtgtgtgtgtgtgtgcgtgcgtgcgtgcgtgcgtgtgtgtgtgcgtgcgtgcgtgtgtgtgcgtgcgtgtgtgtgtgtgtgtgtgtgtgtgtgtgtgtgcgtgcgtgcgtgcgtgtgtgtgtgtgtgtgcgcgcgtgcgtgtgtgtgtgcatgcgtgcgtgcgtgtgtgcgtgtgtgtgtgtgtgtgtgtgtgcgcgcgtgcgtgtgtgtgtgcatgcgtgcgtgcgtgcgtgcgtgtgtgtgcgtgcgtgcgtgcgtgtgtgtgtgtgtgtgtgtgtgcgtgcgtgcgtgtgtgtgtgtgtgtgtgcgtgcgtgtgtgtgtgtgtgtgtgtgcgtgcgtgcgtgcgtgtgtgtgtgtgtgcgtgtgtgtgtgtgtgcgtgcgtgtgtgtgtgtgtgtgcgcgcgcgcgcgcgcgcgcgcgtgtgtgtgtgtgtgtgtgtgtgtgtgtgtgtgtgtgcgtgtgtgtgtgtgtgtgtgtgcgtgcgtgtgcgtgcgtgcgtgtgtgtgtgtgtgtgtgtgtgtgtgtgtgtgcgtgcgtgcgtgcgtgcgtgcgtgtgtgtgtgtgtgtgtgtttgtgcttgcgtgcgtgcgtgtgtgcgtgcgtgtgtgcgtgcgtgtgtgtgtgtgtgtgtgtgtgtgtgtgtgtgtgtgtgcgtgcgtgcgtgcgtgcgtgcgtgcgtgtgtgtgtgtgtgcgtgtgtgtgtgtgtgcgtgcgcgcgcgcgtgtgtgtgtgtgtgtgtgcgtgcgtgtgtgcgtgtgtgtgtgtgtgtgtgtgtgtgtgtgtgtgtgcgtgtgtgcatgcgtgcgtgcgtgtgtgtgtgtgtgtgtgtgtgtgtgtgtgcgtgcgtgcgtgcgtgcgtgcgtgtgtgtgtgtgtgtgtgtgtgtgcgtgcgtgcgtgcgtgtgtgtgtgtgtgtgcgtgcgcgcgcgcgtgtgtgtgtgtgtgtgtgtgtgtgtgtgtgtgtgtgtgtgtgtgtgtgtgtgtgtgtgtgtgcgtgtgtgtgtgtgtgtgtgtgtgtgtgtgtgtgtgtgtgtgtgtgtgtgtgtgcgtgtgtgtgtgtgtacgtgcgtgcgtgtacgtgtgtgtgcgtacgtgcgtgtgtgtgtgtgtgtgcgcgcgcgcgcgtgtgtgtgtgtgtgtgtgtgtgtgtgtgtgtgtgtgtgtgtgtgtgtgtgtgtgcgtgtgtgtgtgtgtgtgtgtgtgtcgtggctgtatgtgtgtgtgtgtgtgtgtgtgtgcgtgtgtgtgtgtgtgtgtgtgtgtgtgtgcgtgcgtgcgtgcgtgcgtgcgtgcgtgtgtgtgtgtgtgtgtgtgcctacgtgcgtgcgtgtgtgtgtgtgtgtgcgtgcgcgcgcgtgtgtgtgtgtgtgtgtgtgtgtgcgtgtgtgtgtgcgtgcgtgtgtgtgtgcgtgtgtgtgtgtgcgtgtgtgtgtgtgcgtgtgtgtgtgtgtgtgcgtgcgtgtgtgtgtttgtgtgcgcgcgtgtgcgtgtgtgtgtgtgcgtgcgtgcgcgtgtgtgtgtgtgtgcgtgcgcgcgcgcgtgtgtgtgtgtgtgtgtgtgtgtgtgtgtgtgtgtgtgtgtgtgtgtgtgcgtgtgtgtgtgtgtgtgtgtgtgtgtgtgtgtgtgtgtgtgtgtgtgtgtgtgtgtgtgtgtgtgtgtgtgcgtgtgtatatactgctattactaatactgcAACTTCTGATattcgtaaatatacatatattcacctaacctaacataataatgatatgatcataatgacaataacaaaaatatcataaaaaacaagaataatataataacgatgatgaccaCGACGGTAAtggcaactacaacaacaaacacaaacgataataataacaacaaagatgataaagataaagacaacagcaataaaataacaaaagaggaggatagagatgcCAGCTAACTATTGCCAACGCGCGGTCAGTCATATAATCGACGACATCATATTACCAACTGACATTTTATGACAAAAGAAAACTGTCAACAGCTCTGGTGACTGCCAGGATCTGATACATACGCTGATTTCGCTCAGtatgtgacgataatgatatggatggTGAAAAATTGATAATATAGAGATTATTATATAGAtgggagttttatatatatagacacataataataataatactaataatagtgatacggattatggtaataataataataataataataatgataataactataataatagtaataacaacaataataatgataataataataataataacaataatgataacgatgataataatggtcattatgatgatgatgatgataataatacctatgatagta
Proteins encoded:
- the LOC113806736 gene encoding uncharacterized protein is translated as MDTDSECTSSGTCMCEAQCESQDITGHGSCDCGSQYFPVWPTVFGIIGAILIFIFWHHQIAKLCRKYKYNGTLHPHMRDEPPPPPPRENSAEHPRETAWDAPPPYDALTKTGPPPMPSSISIIHTDNPPSYNDVIKMDREAQKVKASNSKEAEGPEERGKRKNSTKIDLDVEQGGQWAVKI